A region from the Panicum hallii strain FIL2 chromosome 1, PHallii_v3.1, whole genome shotgun sequence genome encodes:
- the LOC112875941 gene encoding uncharacterized protein LOC112875941: MARPHGLVARHSAGRDQGARRRRTSVWRSVHPLGSPWTMAPPPLLASLLLAGLALLLAAGVAERKPHVNHGKFKDGPWTVGHATFYGGRDGPGTTDGGACGFKDALAKDYGRADGWPRTRFGFGLNGKRIGFSFLGM, from the exons ATGGCGCGGCCGCACGGGCTCGTGGCGCGGCACTCAGCAGGCCGCGACCAGGGtgctcgccgtcgtcgcacCTCCGTCTGGCGGTCCGTGCATCCGCTAG GTTCGCCGTGGACAatggcgccgccgcctctcctcgCGTCGCTGCTGCTCGCCGGGCTCGCGCTGCTGCTGGCCGCCGGCGTCGCGGAGCGCAAGCCCCACGTGAACCACGGCAAGTTCAAGGACGGCCCGTGGACGGTCGGGCACGCGACGTTCTACGGCGGGCGCGACGGACCCGGCACCACGGACGGCGGCGCGTGCGGGTTCAAGGACGCGCTGGCCAAGGACTACGGCCGCGCTGACGGCTGGCCAAGGACTCGGTTTGGGTTTGGTTTGAACGGCAAACGGATAGGGTTTAGTTTTTTAGGCATGTAG